A stretch of the Aphis gossypii isolate Hap1 chromosome 2, ASM2018417v2, whole genome shotgun sequence genome encodes the following:
- the LOC114121355 gene encoding STE20-related kinase adapter protein alpha, with translation MNFEPDLKQYTMCSVLGSCFSDRAVVFLGKHNKSGNLVAMKNFNLDSMSKTDCQLIQDEIYNTRQLMHPNLIPYVTSFLDKSQLYVVFPLMGYGSCRDLLRNHFVEGLPETVIAFVLRDVLLGLEYIHNKGLVHRAIKAGHILIRADGHACLSGLRSMCPIDKRSNLHSLPLQSANNLNWSSPEMLEQNLLGYNEKSDIYSIGITSCELANGFVPFAETDTTLMLTQKVKGLIPHLLDCTTCYPYEDNAADNGYQSEETIGVNAAPVSSVYTRMFTEEFHNLVELCCQRDPESRPSAPNLLAHTFTKQVKRVSVKVTDLLRPAVPLLKTNVAEISDDLASIGGMSQQLSDLDLLTYAWDFDLNDIVPTL, from the exons ATGAACTTCGAACCCGACTTGAAACAATACACCATGTGCTCGGTTTTGGGGTCGTGTTTCTCGGACCGAGCGGTCGTCTTTCTGGGCAAACACAATAAGAGCGGCAACCTGGTGGCTATGAAAAATTTCAACTTAGACAGCATGTCGAAAACTGATTGTCAGCTTATACAGGATGAGATCTACAACACTAGGCAGCTGATGCACCCGAACCTTATTCCATATGTAACTTCCTTCTTGGATAAGAGCCAGCTGTATGTTGTGTTCCCACTCATGGGGTATGGTTCATGCAGAGACTTGTTACGCAACCATTTTGTGGAAGGATTACCGGAAACAGTTATAGCATTTGTGCTCAGGGATGTTCTGTTGGGACTGGAGTATATTCACAATAAAGGACTCGTGCACAG GGCTATAAAGGCAGGTCATATATTGATACGTGCAGATGGACATGCATGCTTATCAGGCTTACGTAGCATGTGTCCAATCGATAAACGATCCAATTTACATTCCTTGCCACTGCAATCTGCTAACAACTTGAATTGGTCTAGTCCCGAGATGCTTGAACAAAATTTGCTCGGATACAACGAAAAGTCTGACATTTACAGTATAGGCATAACATCATGCGAACTGGCAAATGGTTTTGTTCCTTTTGCTGAAACCGATACAACACTTATGCTTACTCAAAAAGTCAAAGGTCTAATTCCACACTTGCTTGACTGCACTACATGCTACCCATATGAAGATAATGCAGCTGATAATGGATACCAGTCTGAAGAAACAATTGGCGTGAATGCAGCACCCGTGAGCAGTGTATATACAAGGATGTTTACAGAAGAGTTTCACAATCTTGTTGAATTGTGTTGTCAAAGAGATCCAGAAAGTAGACCTTCTGCACCCAATTTGTTGGCTCATACTTTTACTAAACAA GTGAAAAGAGTGAGTGTAAAAGTAACTGATTTATTACGGCCTGCGGTACCGTTGTTGAAGACAAATGTTGCAGAAATAAGTGATGATCTCGCTTCTATTGGAGGCATGTCTCAACAATTGAGTGATCTTGACCTGTTGACTTATGCATGGGATTTTGACCTTAATGATATAGTACCAACACTATAA